In Nicotiana tabacum cultivar K326 chromosome 19, ASM71507v2, whole genome shotgun sequence, one DNA window encodes the following:
- the LOC107771986 gene encoding uncharacterized protein LOC107771986: MAVAEARTAWQRAANRCLVQEDAKRAPKLACCSSASPSSKQVDTGPANGADAQNPSSTCFLPLNRNSSYCDLSPNTRWWLHLQPNYGYQRGLVSETVDSQEAEMENIGPVLDSTPKNSKFCDQSEADGGYMDEVTVGGSLDYQVKRSASHVNSDLEVGSKELIDVFTEISKDGLHLEDTGYPYEESKKDMVDFTVCKQVDELSFDREYPWIGVEKTEPWWRTADREELALLVAQRSHDFIENCDLPQPQNNFVKRDHDVDVDTKIYDASVSPKSRDMSRDSENIHQRGNVSFKRPSQLEAEGHSQLHACKSTSLRNSDTSSQKLLPEMNTSSDDESKAQLLEALRHSQTRAREAENAAKQAFAEKEHVVQLVFRQASQLFAYKQWFQLLQLENLYFQIKNNRNQPISAILPVMLPWVPQKTKRPRKKSARVKRAKRARSKYDLSRYAVVFALGLGLVGAGFLLGWTVGWMLPTF; the protein is encoded by the exons ATGGCTGTGGCAGAAGCAAGAACTGCTTGGCAAAGAGCAGCTAATCGTTGCTTGGTCCAAGAAGATGCCAAACGAGCTCCAAAGTTGGCATGCTGCTCATCAGCGTCACCCTCATCGAAACAGGTTGATACTGGGCCTGCAAATGGTGCTGATGCACAAAATCCGTCTAGTACATGTTTCCTGCCCTTGAACAGGAACTCTTCATATTGTGATTTATCCCCTAATACAAGATGGTGGCTGCATCTTCAACCTAATTATGGGTATCAAAGAGGCTTAGTGAGTGAAACTGTAGATTCTCAGGAAGCAGAGATGGAGAATATTGGTCCAGTTTTAGATTCGACCCCCAAAAATAGCAAGTTCTGTGATCAGAGTGAAGCAGATGGTGGTTACATGGATGAAGTCACAGTTGGTGGATCTCTAGATTATCAGGTTAAAAGATCTGCAAGCCATGTAAATAGTGACTTGGAAGTTGGAAGCAAAGAACTAATAGATGTGTTCACTGAGATTTCCAAGGATGGTCTTCACCTTGAGGACACAGGGTATCCATATGAAGAAAGTAAGAAAGATATGGTTGATTTCACAGTGTGTAAACAGGTTGATGAGCTTTCGTTTGATAGGGAGTATCCTTGGATTGGTGTTGAGAAAACCGAGCCATGGTGGCGAACTGCAGACAGAGAGGAACTTGCTTTATTGGTTGCGCAGAGATCACATGATTTTATTGAGAACTGTGATCTTCCCCAGCCACAGAACAATTTTGTTAAACGGGATCACGATGTGGATGTTGATACTAAGATTTATGATGCTTCTGTGAGTCCCAAATCCAGAGATATGTCTCGCGACAGTGAGAATATTCATCAACGGGGCAATGTTTCTTTTAAACGCCCATCTCAATTAGAAGCTGAAGGGCACTCACAGCTCCATGCTTGCAAGTCAACAAG TTTGAGAAACAGTGACACCAGTAGCCAAAAGCTTTTgcctgaaatgaacacatctagTGATGACGAAAGCAAGGCCCAACTACTAGAAGCACTTCGTCATTCTCAAACGCGTGCAAGGGAAGCTGAAAATGCAGCAAAGCAAGCCTTTGCAGAGAAGGAGCACGTCGTGCAGCTGGTATTTAGACAAGCATCACAACTTTTTGCCTATAAGCAATGGTTCCAGCTACTGCAATTAGAGAACCTGTACTTCCAGATTAAAAACAACAGAAACCAGCCGATATCGGCCATATTACCGGTAATGCTGCCATGGGTACCCCAGAAAACTAAGAGACCGCGGAAGAAGTCTGCTAGGGTCAAACGAGCCAAACGAGCCCGTTCCAAGTATGACTTGAGCAGATATGCAGTTGTTTTTGCACTGGGTTTGGGTCTTGTTGGTGCAGGTTTCCTTCTTGGCTGGACGGTCGGGTGGATGTTACCGACATTCTGA
- the LOC107771984 gene encoding uncharacterized protein At4g00950-like: protein MGTDTEAAEMSSTLKLPLFSVESSQEDLGMLTPLHTLASIPFKWEEEPGKPRPCTDLIPLPNSICLEPPPRLYNMEFSKTSSSPTTVFDGPYITNKPRFSSFRLLRRDRRHRRQGSFDSTTSSETGQLSTTLVLGNKKSESKSWWRRPTTHHVKHNGCEINSGFVFPSSIDYSTDCVEECSSSSIKMETFRRSGSFSGHSQAKTHIWAAIYEGFKQVIPWKNRKSKKEALIG, encoded by the exons ATGGGGACAGATACAGAGGCAGCAGAAATGAGTTCAACACTAAAGCTTCCTCTATTTTCAGTAGAGTCATCACAAGAGGATTTAGGGATGCTAACTCCTCTTCACACTTTAGCTTCAATACCTTTCAAATGGGAAGAAGAACCTGGAAAACCTCGTCCATGCACTGATCTTATCCCTCTTCCAAACTCCATATGTTTAGAACCACCTCCTAGGCTTTACAATATGGAATTTTCCAAGACATCTTCTTCTCCTACAACTGTATTTGATGGACCTTATATTACCAACAAGCCTAGGTTTTCTTCGTTTAGGTTGTTGAGGAGGGATCGTCGTCATCGTCGACAAGGGTCTTTTGATAGTACTACTAGCTCTGAAACAGGACAACTTAGTACTACACTTGTTCTTGGTAACAAGAAATCGGAAAGCAAAAGCTGGTGGCGTCGGCCGACTACTCATCATGTTAAACATAATGGCTGTGAGATTAATAGTGGTTTTGTGTTTCCATCTTCTATAGATTATTCAACAGATTGTGTTGAAGAATGCAGCAGTTCCAGTATAAAAATGGAAACATTTAGAAGAAGTGGAAGCTTCTCAGGTCACTCGCAAGCTAAGACTCACATCTGG GCAGCTATATACGAGGGTTTCAAGCAAGTAATACCATGGAAGAACAGAAAGTCTAAAAAGGAAGCGCTAATCGGCTAA